From Echinicola soli, a single genomic window includes:
- a CDS encoding TetR/AcrR family transcriptional regulator encodes MARKIPDGEFRNKERTKLKLIDAVGEIIRTQGYTKLGVNNIANTAGVSKKLIYRYFETADRLIETYVKRRDYWMGFENRSEEMLDQHKADHGRQLLENMLKNLFEHMSAVPETQKIILWEISEHSKLMREISERREAFGSEVFSIADGYFKDTSVDIRAITGLLLGGIYYQILHSNATGGSFCEIENQIGERRGRLFNSIANILKWSYKEAEEQKKAKQ; translated from the coding sequence ATGGCGAGAAAAATACCAGACGGAGAATTCCGAAACAAAGAACGTACGAAGTTAAAGCTAATAGATGCCGTGGGTGAGATCATCCGGACGCAAGGGTATACCAAACTGGGAGTAAACAATATTGCCAATACAGCTGGAGTCAGTAAAAAATTGATCTATCGGTATTTCGAAACTGCAGATAGGCTCATCGAAACCTATGTAAAAAGAAGAGACTATTGGATGGGTTTTGAAAATCGTTCAGAGGAAATGCTGGACCAACATAAGGCTGACCATGGCAGGCAACTGCTTGAAAATATGTTAAAAAACCTGTTCGAACACATGTCTGCAGTACCCGAAACCCAAAAGATAATCCTTTGGGAAATTAGCGAACATAGTAAGCTGATGCGAGAAATAAGTGAACGCCGGGAAGCCTTCGGAAGCGAAGTATTTAGTATAGCAGATGGGTATTTTAAAGATACCTCTGTCGATATTCGAGCAATTACCGGATTGCTGTTGGGAGGTATTTACTATCAGATCCTCCATTCAAATGCTACAGGAGGCAGCTTTTGCGAAATAGAGAATCAAATAGGGGAACGTAGGGGCCGATTGTTCAACAGCATCGCAAATATTCTAAAATGGTCATATAAAGAGGCTGAGGAACAAAAAAAAGCGAAACAGTAA
- a CDS encoding JAB domain-containing protein translates to MDTNNTNPVPGQVAEITLSYRPNSKVSEKPQIVSSLSASKVLRANWDESKLEFIEEFKVILLNRANRVLGIVNASSGGTSGTVVDLKLIFAAAMKASASSILVAHNHPGGTLKPSDRDVKVTEKLVKAGKLLDLPVMDHIIITAEGYYSFADMGGL, encoded by the coding sequence ATGGATACCAACAACACAAATCCCGTTCCCGGCCAAGTAGCCGAAATCACGTTAAGCTATCGCCCTAATTCAAAAGTCTCCGAAAAACCACAGATTGTCTCTTCCCTAAGTGCCAGCAAGGTGTTGAGGGCAAACTGGGACGAGTCGAAACTGGAATTCATTGAGGAGTTCAAGGTGATCCTTCTAAACCGGGCAAACAGGGTATTGGGAATTGTCAATGCCTCATCCGGTGGTACATCCGGAACAGTAGTAGACCTGAAACTGATATTTGCTGCGGCCATGAAGGCATCCGCATCGTCCATTTTGGTTGCCCACAACCACCCGGGCGGGACCTTAAAACCCAGTGACCGTGATGTAAAGGTTACAGAAAAATTGGTCAAGGCGGGCAAACTTTTGGATTTACCGGTAATGGACCATATCATCATCACTGCGGAAGGTTATTATTCCTTTGCTGATATGGGAGGGCTTTAG
- a CDS encoding nucleotidyl transferase AbiEii/AbiGii toxin family protein: MLYYNTVNKLLLDSLKQLMAAEPFDGFRLVGGTALSLQIGHRESVDIDLFSDVEYGAIDFDNLHTYLENHFPFIDHLSGLIPAFGKSYIVGQDPDNTLKLDIFYTDPFIQPELELDSIRMATIEEIIAMKLDVVQRGGRKKDFWDLHELLNCYSIEQMLELHESRYPYTHERELILHNFTDFSVADEDFDPICLLGKYWPFIKEDITEMIIAFKENE, from the coding sequence ATGCTCTATTACAACACGGTAAACAAGCTGCTTCTGGACAGCCTGAAACAACTGATGGCCGCTGAACCTTTTGACGGGTTTCGGTTGGTTGGGGGCACAGCACTTAGCCTGCAGATCGGACACAGGGAATCCGTTGACATTGACCTGTTCAGTGATGTAGAATACGGGGCCATAGATTTTGACAACCTGCATACGTACCTTGAAAACCACTTTCCTTTTATCGATCATTTATCGGGATTAATCCCCGCCTTCGGCAAGTCCTATATTGTAGGGCAGGATCCTGATAACACCCTTAAACTCGATATATTTTATACCGACCCTTTCATTCAGCCCGAACTGGAATTGGATTCCATTCGAATGGCCACCATTGAAGAAATTATCGCAATGAAACTAGACGTTGTCCAGAGAGGGGGACGCAAAAAGGATTTTTGGGATTTGCACGAATTGCTCAACTGCTATTCCATAGAGCAAATGCTGGAACTGCACGAAAGTCGTTACCCCTACACTCATGAAAGGGAGCTGATCCTCCATAACTTCACAGATTTCTCGGTAGCAGATGAGGATTTTGACCCAATCTGTCTCTTGGGCAAATATTGGCCGTTTATCAAAGAAGACATTACAGAAATGATCATAGCTTTTAAAGAAAATGAATGA
- a CDS encoding helix-turn-helix transcriptional regulator translates to MNAYIEKYKGIHPGIVLERELKRRAIKKRPFALSIHEYPQTLNAITKGRRSLNTALALKIEDKLGLEEGTLAVLQTYFDIQKEKSTLPSKTPNLSMLRKSLFWDTDIQKIDWKKNGKAVIQRVFERGNEAEKKEITRFYGTYRIQAVLDSRDSAPYRLTTVKK, encoded by the coding sequence ATGAATGCTTACATTGAAAAATACAAAGGCATACACCCGGGTATTGTACTGGAACGGGAACTGAAAAGACGTGCTATAAAAAAACGTCCCTTTGCCCTGTCCATTCATGAATATCCGCAGACCCTCAACGCCATCACCAAAGGCAGGAGAAGCCTGAACACTGCCTTGGCTCTGAAAATCGAGGACAAGCTGGGACTGGAAGAAGGTACCCTGGCGGTGCTCCAAACGTATTTTGATATCCAAAAAGAGAAAAGCACATTACCCTCAAAAACCCCCAACCTGTCCATGCTGCGCAAGTCGCTTTTCTGGGATACAGATATCCAAAAAATAGATTGGAAAAAAAACGGTAAGGCGGTTATTCAAAGGGTTTTTGAACGGGGCAATGAAGCGGAAAAAAAGGAAATCACCCGGTTTTATGGAACCTATAGGATTCAGGCTGTTTTGGATAGCCGGGATTCGGCTCCCTACAGGCTCACGACTGTTAAAAAATAA